One genomic region from Stackebrandtia nassauensis DSM 44728 encodes:
- a CDS encoding DUF6197 family protein → MTVHALHRAADLIEQRGWTRGGYCYPDAEGYCMDKALLAVCGLCTACENKHDLTDEYRDALAALRAALNVATCWDLWWWNDNSRRTKSDVVRLLRRAADHAPARRKSLTQ, encoded by the coding sequence ATGACGGTTCATGCCCTGCACCGTGCCGCTGACTTGATAGAACAGCGCGGCTGGACGCGAGGCGGATACTGCTATCCCGACGCCGAGGGCTATTGCATGGACAAGGCACTGTTGGCCGTATGCGGTTTGTGCACCGCCTGCGAGAACAAGCATGATCTGACCGATGAATACCGCGATGCGCTGGCCGCCCTACGCGCCGCGTTGAACGTTGCTACGTGCTGGGACCTGTGGTGGTGGAACGACAACTCCCGCCGCACCAAAAGCGACGTCGTTCGGCTCCTTCGTCGGGCCGCTGACCATGCCCCGGCACGCCGCAAGTCACTGACGCAGTGA
- a CDS encoding OB-fold nucleic acid binding domain-containing protein, whose translation MGSPVQQTRSAFHCRHWNIESHAISFAYIAYASAYLKRFYPAAFLTGLIRAQPMGFYSVNTLINDARRHGVRIHPVHINHSAAITTLDGRGQPAARNTAPADWGSPGPTVRLGLDQVRGISDTVAERIAAGQPYTSITDLARRARLTETHLENLATAGALTALGPDRRQALWMAAPAAANTDTTIDGTIPVTAPMLPGMSDAELTAANLQSTGSSVDSHPIQHIRHHLDAHGAVRIGQLPTIPDRTRVLVGGIVTHRQAPETAGGVLFVNLEDETGQANVVCEPGLRVAYPREAHAVPALLIRGRLRNADGVVSLTADKLTPLHTPAAVKGRNFR comes from the coding sequence ATGGGCAGCCCAGTTCAGCAGACCCGTTCAGCGTTCCACTGTCGGCACTGGAACATTGAATCCCACGCCATCTCGTTTGCCTACATCGCCTACGCCTCGGCCTACCTGAAACGCTTCTACCCGGCCGCGTTCCTGACCGGATTGATCAGGGCCCAGCCGATGGGGTTCTACTCCGTCAACACCCTCATCAACGACGCCCGCCGCCACGGCGTGAGGATCCACCCCGTCCACATCAACCACAGCGCAGCGATAACCACATTGGATGGACGCGGCCAGCCCGCGGCCCGCAACACCGCTCCTGCCGACTGGGGGAGCCCCGGCCCCACCGTCAGGTTGGGTCTGGACCAGGTCCGCGGCATCTCCGACACCGTTGCCGAACGCATCGCCGCCGGCCAGCCCTACACCTCGATCACCGACCTCGCCCGCCGCGCCCGCCTCACCGAAACCCACCTGGAGAACCTCGCCACCGCCGGAGCCCTCACCGCACTCGGCCCCGACCGCCGCCAGGCACTATGGATGGCCGCACCCGCCGCCGCCAACACCGACACCACCATCGACGGCACCATCCCCGTCACCGCACCGATGCTGCCGGGCATGAGCGACGCCGAACTCACCGCCGCCAACCTCCAGTCGACCGGATCTTCCGTCGATTCCCACCCGATCCAACACATCCGCCACCACCTCGACGCCCACGGCGCGGTCCGGATCGGCCAGCTACCGACGATCCCGGATCGCACCCGCGTCCTCGTCGGCGGCATCGTCACCCACCGCCAAGCCCCCGAAACCGCCGGTGGTGTCCTGTTCGTCAACCTCGAAGACGAAACCGGCCAAGCCAATGTGGTGTGTGAACCTGGTCTGCGCGTCGCCTACCCCCGCGAAGCCCACGCTGTCCCCGCGCTCCTCATCCGAGGACGGCTGCGCAACGCCGATGGGGTTGTGTCGCTGACCGCCGACAAACTCACCCCACTGCACACACCGGCGGCAGTCAAGGGCAGGAACTTCCGCTAG
- the cas7c gene encoding type I-C CRISPR-associated protein Cas7/Csd2 has translation MSEAHLDPTMRHDAVLLFDVTDGNPNGDPDAANQPRMDDETGQGIVTDVAIKRKIRDTVSLLKGDDPRFGIFVEAGHALNTRIAQALKESADDSDNARQWICDHYFDVRMFGAVLSTGDKIPGSKKRGAGQVYGPTQLTFARSIDAISPVEHTITRVTQTKQADIDAGESTELGAKWTVPYGLYRTHLHYSAPKATKTGVTADDLHTLWKAIQFMFEHNHSAARGEMKLCGLYVFSHSSAVGDAPAHQLFNTIAISPLEADKPPRHHTDYRRQFEKASVPSRITSTVLTDLWP, from the coding sequence ATGAGTGAAGCACACCTCGACCCCACCATGCGGCACGACGCGGTACTGCTATTCGACGTCACCGACGGCAACCCCAACGGCGACCCGGACGCCGCTAACCAGCCCCGCATGGACGATGAGACCGGCCAAGGAATCGTCACCGACGTGGCCATCAAACGCAAGATCCGCGACACCGTGTCACTGCTCAAAGGAGATGATCCCCGGTTCGGGATCTTCGTCGAAGCAGGACACGCCCTCAACACCCGCATCGCTCAAGCGCTGAAGGAAAGCGCCGATGACAGCGACAACGCGCGCCAATGGATATGTGATCACTACTTCGATGTACGGATGTTCGGCGCGGTTTTGTCTACCGGCGACAAGATCCCAGGAAGCAAGAAACGTGGCGCTGGGCAGGTTTACGGCCCCACACAGCTGACGTTCGCGCGCAGTATCGATGCGATCAGTCCGGTGGAGCACACCATCACCCGCGTCACCCAAACCAAACAAGCCGACATCGACGCAGGCGAATCGACCGAGCTTGGCGCTAAGTGGACGGTCCCCTACGGGTTGTACCGCACCCATCTACACTACTCCGCGCCCAAGGCCACAAAGACCGGTGTCACCGCCGATGACCTCCACACGCTGTGGAAGGCGATCCAGTTCATGTTCGAGCACAACCACTCGGCCGCACGTGGCGAAATGAAACTATGTGGACTATATGTGTTCAGCCATTCCAGTGCGGTCGGCGATGCGCCCGCCCACCAACTGTTCAACACCATCGCGATCTCACCCCTGGAGGCGGACAAACCACCACGTCACCACACTGACTACCGACGCCAATTCGAAAAGGCCTCTGTACCCAGCCGAATCACCTCCACAGTATTGACCGATCTGTGGCCGTAG
- a CDS encoding type I-C CRISPR-associated protein Cas8c/Csd1, whose protein sequence is MLLQRLAQFAAQRETDENPIPAFYIEKPVRWVLRLHADGTPETLDMTDRADPSDTARRFGTPMAVPSVTKTSAPAPTPGVDTVEYVFGWVTTDPKANVKPDKVVKRHKAFIALNERWARDDPDSPASAIAAFYRDGHHRTIMEPMRINGRGEELQRVPAWSRGDLVCFEIDGAKAAASTSAQRFWASIAAERKGSGTSGLCLVCGEWAELLKTVPQQLPQRLVPGATQSASLVSVNKPTHGFDLTTELRHTPICQGCGLRVMSGLGMLLDDKQHSTGSGDSRMAWWTIGGEQVSLDMLLHPHQHLDDVHHLITAARTGHRHSVKDIDTGRFCSVIVGGNVSRIMVRDWVEQPLTQVQANLGRWFNDITTTDGDNTRLPGVGLLALACGRYDPKLTAESGGYLGFNKPGADRPDGVYRSLLQAALYGRRLPPGLSKHIIHRIRRDGYLDPARAALLHVGRIRQATTNDQKEPMEITTSSTEEPAKVAGQIFAMYEYLQWAATNPTPNKTTGRAERVNTSFTDRHFSGAITNPRRALTAGARISQAWLKRVRRDNPARAEWIDRQLTELYEHLNQAGGPPSTALLSQQSDFILGYYQQRQQRFANRSANNTTTETESNDE, encoded by the coding sequence ATGCTGTTGCAGCGGCTGGCGCAATTCGCAGCCCAACGTGAAACCGATGAGAACCCGATCCCGGCGTTCTACATCGAAAAACCGGTGCGGTGGGTGCTGCGACTCCACGCCGATGGCACCCCCGAAACACTGGACATGACGGATCGAGCCGACCCCAGCGACACCGCCCGTCGTTTCGGCACCCCCATGGCAGTCCCGTCAGTGACCAAGACTTCGGCTCCCGCGCCGACACCTGGCGTCGACACCGTGGAGTACGTGTTCGGGTGGGTGACCACAGACCCGAAAGCCAATGTGAAGCCGGACAAGGTGGTCAAGCGCCACAAGGCGTTCATCGCGTTGAATGAACGCTGGGCCCGTGACGATCCGGACTCACCGGCCAGCGCGATTGCAGCGTTCTACCGCGACGGTCACCATCGCACCATTATGGAACCAATGCGGATCAACGGCCGCGGCGAAGAACTGCAACGCGTACCGGCCTGGAGCCGCGGAGATCTCGTCTGCTTCGAGATTGACGGCGCCAAAGCCGCCGCATCGACCTCAGCACAACGGTTTTGGGCAAGCATCGCGGCTGAACGCAAAGGCAGCGGCACATCTGGATTGTGTTTGGTGTGCGGTGAATGGGCTGAACTGCTCAAAACCGTGCCGCAGCAACTGCCGCAACGGCTGGTGCCGGGCGCGACGCAAAGCGCATCACTGGTGAGCGTCAACAAACCCACCCACGGATTCGATTTGACCACCGAGCTGCGGCATACACCGATTTGCCAAGGCTGCGGATTGCGGGTCATGAGCGGCCTAGGAATGCTCCTGGACGACAAGCAGCACTCCACCGGCAGCGGCGACTCACGCATGGCGTGGTGGACGATCGGCGGTGAGCAGGTTTCACTCGACATGCTGCTGCATCCACACCAGCACCTGGACGACGTCCACCACCTGATCACCGCTGCCCGCACCGGGCACCGTCACAGTGTCAAGGACATCGACACGGGGAGGTTCTGCTCGGTCATCGTAGGCGGCAACGTCTCCCGCATCATGGTGCGCGACTGGGTTGAACAACCTCTCACCCAGGTACAGGCCAACCTTGGTCGCTGGTTCAACGACATCACCACTACCGACGGCGACAACACGCGCCTTCCCGGGGTCGGGCTGTTGGCACTGGCGTGCGGGCGCTACGACCCGAAGCTGACTGCCGAATCTGGCGGATACCTCGGCTTCAACAAACCCGGCGCTGACCGCCCCGACGGCGTCTACCGGTCACTCCTACAGGCCGCCCTTTATGGACGCCGTCTGCCGCCTGGCCTGTCCAAACACATCATCCACCGCATCCGGCGCGACGGATACCTCGACCCGGCACGAGCGGCCCTACTACACGTCGGCCGTATCCGACAGGCCACCACGAACGACCAGAAAGAACCCATGGAAATCACCACATCCAGCACCGAAGAACCAGCCAAAGTGGCTGGTCAAATATTCGCCATGTACGAGTATCTCCAGTGGGCCGCCACCAATCCCACACCGAACAAGACCACCGGCCGTGCCGAACGCGTCAACACCAGTTTCACCGACCGTCACTTCTCCGGAGCGATCACCAACCCGCGCCGCGCGCTGACTGCTGGCGCCCGAATATCGCAGGCATGGCTGAAGCGAGTACGCCGCGACAACCCCGCCCGAGCCGAATGGATTGACCGCCAACTCACCGAACTGTATGAGCACTTGAACCAGGCCGGTGGACCACCGAGCACGGCCCTGCTGTCGCAGCAGTCGGACTTCATACTCGGCTACTACCAGCAACGTCAGCAACGATTCGCCAACCGATCTGCCAATAACACCACCACGGAAACGGAATCCAACGATGAGTGA
- the cas5c gene encoding type I-C CRISPR-associated protein Cas5c, with the protein MTPHGTAITLPTDPHGHRPVAVQVWGDAALFTRPELKAERLTYPVMTPSAAKGVLEAIYWKPEMAYQVVAIEVLKPIKQFTVRRNETNDVASLRDAAKGVRRIDTAAKRDQRNAVCLRDVAYRIHAHIRLQPHANKPVVAYRDQFRRRVDKGACFAQPYLGTREFTAYFGKPDGTPARDELDGDLGIMIHTVGYDGDHAMEWFTARLDRGVLRVPERGIVAEASHISAAVG; encoded by the coding sequence ATGACCCCTCACGGCACCGCGATCACACTTCCCACCGATCCACACGGTCATCGACCGGTGGCGGTCCAAGTGTGGGGGGACGCGGCCTTGTTCACTCGCCCCGAACTCAAAGCCGAACGACTGACGTATCCCGTCATGACCCCCAGTGCCGCCAAGGGTGTTTTGGAAGCGATCTATTGGAAGCCAGAAATGGCTTACCAAGTCGTGGCCATTGAGGTGCTCAAACCGATCAAGCAGTTCACGGTTCGTCGCAATGAGACTAACGACGTGGCGTCGTTGCGTGATGCAGCAAAAGGTGTGCGCCGCATTGATACCGCGGCGAAACGCGACCAACGCAACGCGGTATGCCTGCGTGACGTGGCCTACCGAATCCACGCCCACATTCGACTGCAACCGCACGCCAACAAACCCGTGGTGGCCTATCGCGATCAGTTCCGGCGCCGCGTCGACAAAGGAGCATGCTTTGCCCAGCCGTATCTGGGCACCCGCGAGTTCACCGCCTACTTCGGCAAACCCGACGGCACACCCGCTCGTGACGAGCTTGATGGAGATTTGGGCATCATGATCCACACGGTGGGATACGACGGTGATCACGCCATGGAATGGTTCACCGCCCGCCTTGATCGCGGGGTACTTCGCGTTCCCGAACGGGGCATCGTCGCCGAGGCATCGCACATCAGTGCGGCGGTGGGCTGA
- a CDS encoding CRISPR-associated endonuclease Cas3'', which translates to MELFGHSANRGGDRQLLEDHLRGVAVLARRFAGEFGVGDLGYLTGLWHDAGKASCAWQDGLVRAEASGGPVGVDHKTLGCELAAEHGLQALGLVLHGHHGGLTSPGFVADALKNLSEAQRRNNAEARRGLTDLLAETGWARDVVLPWAKPLVAEMGLRLVFSALCDADSLDTAMHREGLAAPLVARDADVGLLWDRFQQRREDLLRHRPMSAVNVARQALFDECLRAAGKPRGMFRIPAATGLGKTINAGAFAMRHAAIHGMRRVVVAVPWLTITEQNAAVYRGLLDEGDEQVVLEHHSGVDFDVLPDCRRWERLASENWDAPFVVTTTVRLFESLFGRKREATRRLHRLSNAVVVLDEVQGLPYRLLLPILDGLRTLVDHFGASVVLCSATQPDFWNLGPFQGMEACDIVVPQELTRAVDGRVRYEWWTDPQPMLSDVADRACADESALVVVNTTKDASAVVDRWRELAGDSLVYHLSTRMCPAHRRYVLAAVRSGLAAGTPVLLVSTQLIEAGVDVDFAVVYRALAPADSLVQAGGRANREGRLPDGGRVVIFDPLDGGAPPTYRTLVGNTRRFFGPDKSAPDDTTAQLRYWRAVYDDTGVEGRGSIGRQIQSARQRLDYQSVTDGPQDLETGARDSKLAFRMISDDSVAVICPQWVGNGDGRGTGEKNLVSNEFNPRVLELIDQVRSGIGIGSAMRQLQPFTTNLHISAVRKPGVTALLAPLLGDVDTPGSLAVWQGDYDVTTGIALDPEMERFVL; encoded by the coding sequence GTGGAACTGTTTGGGCATAGTGCCAATAGGGGCGGTGATCGTCAACTTCTTGAGGATCACTTGCGTGGGGTTGCGGTGTTGGCGCGCCGATTCGCGGGTGAGTTCGGCGTCGGTGATCTGGGGTACTTGACGGGGCTCTGGCATGACGCGGGGAAGGCGTCGTGTGCATGGCAGGACGGGCTAGTGCGAGCGGAGGCGTCAGGTGGCCCGGTGGGGGTGGACCACAAGACGTTGGGTTGCGAATTGGCGGCCGAACATGGACTTCAGGCTCTTGGGTTGGTGCTACATGGTCATCATGGCGGTTTGACGTCACCAGGCTTTGTGGCGGACGCGTTGAAGAACCTGAGTGAGGCTCAGCGGCGCAACAATGCTGAGGCGCGACGAGGCTTGACTGACCTTCTGGCTGAGACGGGTTGGGCGCGGGACGTGGTGTTGCCGTGGGCAAAGCCGCTAGTTGCTGAGATGGGACTGCGATTGGTGTTCAGCGCGTTGTGTGATGCCGATTCGCTGGATACTGCGATGCACCGAGAAGGTCTGGCAGCACCGTTGGTTGCCAGGGACGCTGATGTCGGGTTGTTGTGGGATCGGTTTCAGCAGCGTCGGGAAGATCTGTTGCGTCACAGGCCAATGTCAGCGGTGAATGTGGCCAGGCAGGCGTTGTTCGATGAGTGTCTGCGGGCCGCAGGAAAGCCGCGTGGCATGTTCCGGATACCTGCGGCCACCGGGTTGGGCAAGACGATCAACGCTGGCGCGTTCGCGATGCGGCATGCGGCGATTCATGGCATGCGGCGAGTGGTGGTGGCGGTGCCGTGGTTGACGATCACTGAGCAAAACGCCGCTGTCTACCGTGGCCTGCTGGACGAGGGCGACGAGCAGGTGGTGTTGGAGCACCACAGTGGAGTTGATTTCGATGTTCTTCCCGATTGTCGCCGGTGGGAGAGGTTGGCGTCAGAGAACTGGGATGCGCCGTTCGTGGTGACCACGACGGTGCGGTTGTTCGAATCGTTGTTTGGTCGCAAACGGGAGGCGACACGGCGGCTGCATCGTCTGTCCAATGCGGTGGTGGTGCTGGATGAGGTGCAGGGGCTGCCGTATCGGCTGCTGTTGCCGATCTTGGATGGTTTGCGGACATTGGTCGATCATTTCGGGGCCAGTGTGGTGCTGTGTTCGGCTACGCAGCCGGATTTCTGGAATCTGGGGCCGTTTCAGGGGATGGAGGCTTGCGACATCGTGGTGCCGCAGGAGTTGACGCGTGCCGTTGATGGGCGAGTGCGGTACGAATGGTGGACGGATCCGCAACCGATGTTGAGCGACGTCGCGGACCGGGCCTGCGCCGATGAGAGTGCTTTGGTGGTGGTGAACACGACCAAGGATGCGTCTGCCGTGGTCGATCGGTGGCGGGAATTGGCGGGCGACAGCCTGGTGTATCACTTGTCGACTCGGATGTGCCCGGCTCACCGGCGCTACGTCCTGGCTGCGGTGCGCTCGGGTTTGGCGGCGGGCACGCCGGTGCTTCTGGTCAGTACACAGTTGATAGAGGCCGGAGTCGACGTGGACTTCGCGGTGGTCTATCGGGCGCTGGCACCGGCCGATTCACTTGTGCAAGCTGGTGGCCGCGCTAACCGGGAAGGCCGATTGCCTGACGGCGGGAGGGTCGTGATCTTCGATCCGTTGGATGGTGGCGCGCCACCGACGTATCGAACACTAGTGGGCAACACTCGGCGGTTCTTCGGACCGGATAAGTCCGCGCCGGACGATACAACGGCACAGTTGCGGTACTGGCGGGCCGTGTATGACGACACCGGAGTGGAGGGACGCGGCTCGATTGGGCGGCAGATCCAGTCGGCCAGGCAACGGTTGGACTATCAGTCAGTTACCGATGGGCCACAAGACCTCGAAACCGGCGCACGAGATTCGAAGTTGGCGTTTCGCATGATCAGTGATGACAGCGTGGCCGTGATCTGCCCACAATGGGTCGGTAACGGTGACGGCCGTGGCACCGGTGAGAAGAACCTGGTGTCCAATGAGTTCAACCCTCGCGTACTCGAACTTATCGACCAAGTCCGTTCAGGTATCGGGATCGGCTCCGCTATGAGGCAGTTGCAGCCGTTCACCACGAACCTGCACATATCCGCAGTACGCAAACCGGGTGTGACCGCTTTGCTGGCACCGTTGCTGGGCGATGTGGACACGCCGGGCTCGCTGGCGGTGTGGCAAGGCGACTACGACGTCACCACAGGCATCGCCCTCGACCCCGAAATGGAGAGATTCGTTCTATGA